AAGATATTTATGACTGTTACATTTGGCGGCAGCTTAATGGTCTGTGTCAAAAAATAGACTCCATGTGAGTCTGTGCTTTACACAAACACTGCACTACTGTAACGCCACAACTTCACTGACACTTAAGACATTTGGCAACAGCATAAAGTTCACATGTGACACAGAGGCTGGAGAAACTGCAGTTTAAGGTATATAATATGAAATAAGTTGAGTCATTAAAATCAGACTATAGAGATAATCATATTGGTGGTGGCATACGAGTGACAATTTTTGGTGCCAAAACTAGCCAAATGTATTAACTTGGGGCGCTAATATAATGCAACCGAAGAAGTGGATTTCTTACAACCTTAGATCTTTGAAATCATGGTCTATTTGCTTTTCAAGTGTACTGTTCAGATGTCTATACTGTTTTAGGGAGACGTTACAAATCCCAGTCTTTTAACAAAAATATCTAGAGATACTTTCAGTATTTATGTTACTACAGATTTGTAATGATTCGATCTTTTCAAAAGTATGACCCATCTAAGAAATTTGCAGGTGTACCATTTGCAGTTATAAAGTAAAATACAATTCTTGTGGCTCTATGTGCCCTCTAATACCAGCAAAGAAGTTAATCGATCCTCTTTCACAAGTAATCTGGTGGAAGAAATCTGGTGAAGTTTAGACACTTTTCTTAACAGATTACAGATATGAAAAGACATAATACTGTGTAAACAAAACTAAAGGTGAGTGGGAGGTAACATTCAAGACAATGTATCTGAACAAGTTATAAAATatttgagaattttatttttattacaatgatAAGTCACATTATTCATTTTCTTCACTGCGTAAGCGGGCATTAGCATTGGTCACTCTGATGGATAGCTGCTGTGCCCGCTCCACAATAGCTTTAcgtttctttgaagaaaccgcGTGTGCAATTTCAGCACAAAATTTGCGGTTCTGCATCATCAAGACTTCCAGTTcctattaagagaaaaagtatataTCTATTACACCAAAATAATACAGTCCAACAAAGTCTTACCAGCAATACAATTTCTTAAAAGATACATAaaatgacaagaaaaattaatatgactgaataatatttgtacaacatttttcttCTGATGTTACCAAATTGTTTTATACTCTTATTTTTCATTAAGTAGTAAAGTACAAAACTCATTTGAGGATAATATCTATAATTTTTTCTCAGTTACTGTGAATGACATGATTTGCCCTAACCTCAACGGATTGTCAAATTTCAGAGAGTGTAGCTGTATGGTGAAGCTGATGTTAGACTCACACCTACATGTGCTCTCCATATATATTTCTATTTGACTACTGTCATGGCAAACATTTATGTCCAGCTTCTCAGAGACATTTCCATCAAGTTTGAGTATGTCACACCTTATTGTGTCTCATTTCATATTGTACATTCAGAACAAAACACCTTAAAGAAAAGGATTAATTCTTTGCTAGGCCTGACAAGAATATACTCCTATTTATCAGTACCAAGTTCCAAATGAGTGGAGCATCTATCACTTACGGCAAGAAAACCAAAGGCTTTATGATCAAAATTATTGGAGCACCCTTTGCCTCAATCACAATATCTTCCTGCAGCTTTTTTccagaaaaagaattttttttaatttaaacctgAACTGTTTGAACTTATAATCCGTTAGTCTGATAAGTCAAAGTAATATCTGAGAGCTCTAAAGATAAAACTCAAACTGATAGTGTCTCACTATGTCAATAACAGCCATCGAATTTTATTCAAATTTGTACAAGAGTATGTCAAGCAGGTACTCATTGACACTTGAAATGTCATTTTTACACATAGACCAAATAATGGTGTACACCATTTTTTCCCAAGTTAACCTAGGTTATAATATATAGGCAAGAAGCTCCCAAAGTCAGTCAATTTGGACAAAACTACTGACAAAACTGTGTAGTTACAAAATAGCATAAAATACAGCAATCAATGCAGTAGTGAAAAACTTTGATTTTCTCACCAAAACAGTCACACAATAAGCAAAACCTTAAAATCACAAGTACACCCTTATGCTCATTGTACAACTTTTCTATGCAACAAAATAGCTTAACCTGTATTACGGAGTTGAAACCACCATCTGTTTTCATTTTTTAGGGTAGGTGAAAAAGAATACATTTCTGTACAACTGGTTCTTCATAGTGGTTTTATTTCAACTCCATTTCAGCCAGATTACAAATTTAACACTCTTGGTATGATTGTACCAACTTGACTGTTATAGATCATACTATCATTTCAGAGGCTTCCTGTCACAAAAGGTACTGCCTACAGACAAAACTTAGTTCAAAATTTCTCTCTCCCAGTCCCACAATAGTCACAGGTGGGCACACTCTCCCCCACTAGGTTTGTGAGCAACTCTCAGAATTGCATGTTTTTATTATATAAAGTTCAATCCATGACTCTCGAGACAGCTAAATTTGACCTATACAAGTTAACCCAattagttttcttcctttttttctgcaATTTTAAAGTCTGCTTCCATCCTCTAAACTTTACAGCTTTCACAAATCTTACATTCTTTCACATAGTTGCTTTTCGGGCTTTCATatactttcctccattcctgtctaTTCTCCAAGTACTACTACTCAAGGTACAACCATTATTTAACCTTATTTTTCTTTAGAGGAAGTGTCTTAATTACTGTTTCCATCCAAACTTCCTCTAGATTTCCCCcgacaaataatttttacaaaatgcTGGTTACAATACGCTTTTACACCATTGCTTGTTTTTACGCTTattgagaatgaaaatttgtagcatcAACCACAAAACTACACACCTCACCTACAAGCATACTGACAactcaaaagaaaatgaaaatttgtagttCTTTGTCATTGTTCTACTGGctcaattattttatgtatttatggttACCACCATTTTTGCCAGTCATAAACAATCAGCAATCAACATAGCTCCAGTTTTTACTTCTTTAAACTTCACTGGTGTTTAGTAAACACTGCCATTTTCACGATAACATGATCGAGTTTATACTGGCATTTAAATACAAATTCAGCTACATAAAAAGTTTTTATGTATCAAAAACCTACAAAAATATTCAGCTTACTTCTAACAAACTTCACTTTCATATAAATGGCATGTTGAACATTTTGCATGCCGAATTACACACATGGAACAGCCAAAACAAAGCTACCAGTAgtttacatgtttcaaaaacaaAGTGAAAGCAATCAGAACTTCCATTACATAGAACCAGTTTCCACTTAAATTATGAATGAATATGCTGTTTATAACTCACCCTGACATTATGTACCAAAACTTTGCGGAAGCCTGTTGGTAGCATATGCTTTGTCTTACGACTGCTACCATAACCAATGGATGGCATAAGGTATTGGCCCTTAAACCTACGGCGCACTCTGTTGTCAATTCCCTTTGGTTTACGCCATGATCTCTGAAAAAAGTATGAAAAGTACACTGAACACATGCCCTTGCATTCAACACCATGTAAAAGTAGGGATGCTTTGAACTAAATGTACACAATAACCAATTTCATAGATAAAAAAGCTCACATTTCTGAAACTtgatgagaaaaaaaatgtgctacATTTCACAACTTTCAGCGATGAGAATGTACAACAGATTACTTTCCTACATCTATGCACTTAGTGTGAATTCTCAACCCAATAAGTAGCTAAGAAAAGTGGACTGGGCAAAAGGGCTAAAAGTTTAGATCAGGGACAGCAGCAGTGCTTACCTACTGTACATAGGTTGGCAACACGTCACTTCGTGTAGGCAATGGGGTGATTCCTTTACACGACCAATGAGAGGCAAGAAGAGAGGCAATGTATTTCTAGTGCAGAATTTTGAAACCACTGTCTTATTTGCTGCTTTTCTGTGGACCGATTTAAGTGATTTAGTTTCCACACTGACCTCACATATTGGTGCATGCCTCAGTTTCATTGGCGacaaacaaaaatgtatcaaattAAGTTTTGAAATGACTATGCAATTGATATGCGCAAGCACATTAACTAATTGATGTTTTCTAATTAAATCATGAGAGAAGATAGGTGGATCAACATTTATTAATAATATGAGACACAGGTTCAATaacattgatccacctaccttctcccatgatttaattaaaaaacattgattcGCTTGCTCGGTGTGCTGCACAGATTGATTGCATAGCAACAAATagagaaatatttcactgcttttttAAATGTATCACGGGTTGTTGGTTTGCGATGCTACCACAGTTTAAACAGCTGTGACTCAAAGACcaattaaatttataatcttaGTTTACAACAATCTTTCACACTTTGTTccaaatgtattacttcaaaacatGTCATCTGCCAGCTGCTCTCTCAATGGCTGGATAACACAAACAGCTGACACCTTTTATTCCCAACACACCTCACAGCATGCACTGACAATATTCTTGCATGAAACATGAAACTATGCTTCTGGCCCAATTCTAGACTTACCAGCTAAACGTTATGTAGCAGACCCTTTTGAAATTTTCGAAGTTTATTTTTGATACTTGTATATAATATGCTTCAAAATACTCTCTGGAGACTTGGGACCACCTATTACACATTTCCTGAATTTATCTTGCAGTTTTAGGTTTTATGATGCAGTATATTAAAAGCGGCAAATTGTATTTAtggcaaaaatgtaaaaattaggCAGGCTACAACTCAAGCTGGTACAACAACTTTTATTTGACACACTTTTAGGCCCAACCAACCATTAACCAAATTATCAGCCTTAGACCTAGACTAGACCTTGGACTATGCTACAGATCAGATAGTAATCACAACTAAGATTTCACGGGAAGAGGGGAGCCTGCCACAATCACCTTAGCAGATTGAACTGCAAACTTTTGAGAGAGAAACAGTAAACTCATGTTTTCACAGTGGTATgtttaatatttctttctttttcacatttagcCCCATCCACCAGCCAACAATATTAAAACTTTCCACATTTAAGTTGTAACTACCAATACACCCCTCAAGCTTTGACCCATAACATCAAGATGGTGGACACTGCCATTACATCCTTATACAATGTGGCGACCATGTCATCCACATTAAACTGACAAATAATACAATATATATTTCATCGTAAAAATAACCTGAAACTAATGGAACAATGTGATTTAGGTGGCTTTGGGCAGAGATACACAAAATATGACATTTCTAATATTAAAGACACATCAAAACAAACAATGCAAAAATTTAGCAAGAGAAATTTTCAATCCATAGCATACATAAATACAGAAAAAGATACTACAAGATTATGTGTTTAAGGGATTAAACTATTCCATCATCAGTCCCTGCTTATCATGAGGgagatggaaaaaaaaacaaataaaaaaagaaagggggggggagaCTTCAGTGCTCAAACTGTATAAGCACGTGCAGATGGGCGGCAGCAAAGTTAGCTTGAAGTCAAATAAAATACTTAAGAATTGGACACTTTCAATGACTTCATGTAACTTGTCACCAAGATAAATTTCTGCGTGCAGGTGTACAGTCCAGAGTTGACAAAAATGCGTAACTCATGATTTTACAGAAGAAAATTGATAGTCATGACTCAGGGCTGACACTCCTGACAGCCCCCTGAAGTTGGCACTTAGCAGTGCACAGTGATGCAGAGGCATTGTACAGGCAAAGATTATTCACATACAGTGACGGATAGATTGTGGGGCCCCACTGCATTTACGCTACCACTTATGGTGATAAAAAGCATTACGCTCACAAGCAACCCCTGAGGGACTCCAGTTTCCTGTTGCTGAGAATCGAACCTACCTGGACCTGAAAAAAATTGGAGAGAAATTTCTGGATAAAACTGGGTAAACTGCCCTAGAAAGACGTCTCACGCAATGTAGACAGGATGGGAAGCAGACATTGGTGATGCCAAAAGCATTGTGCACTGTGGGTTCCAAACAAACCAGGTGATCTGAGGTGGATCAGAGAGCCTGAAAGCCGTTTTGAAATTGTGATATATGCCTTCTGgcttcagggttgccacaagtttccccaaatgAAATCCCCTGATATTTCCCTCATTTCCAAACAAGTTTTAGCGTTTTTCCCTGATAAATTTTGAGatcacttattttattgtaataaaacaaCACACACttggtgacaaaaatacatattttgttggagtcgcaagacagatttaaaataccttcactgatttcagaaatagccCCAGAAAAATGTAGGTGTCTTGAAAGAACTATATAAGGcaggggaagagttgtgtaaaccaacaataTGGGTGACCGCCAGTAAAATGTTGGTTCTGCTATATTGATTATTGTTAATTGTTAGCCATTTTGTTATGTccgttattttacaggtattgcgtaatttttctttcaagaaatatatgaatacatagcatacaaaccggcagcgactgccacaattttcttcttcttatcgttcatactttctaacatataaaccACTTTCGAggagccaaaatgtactagaataaataaactgTCCATGCAAACAGATCTGGCCTGTAGGTAGATCAGTGAGACTATATCCAACAGGCAGGGTTTGCATATTAGAGGGAAACaatgggcttcagatcggcagaaatggcctgcagttttggcccattACGGGAGTCCacttgtgtggccagctattcacatgttaaagacaccatgttgatgaaatgagaccacagtgatTAATTCATGCCACAGATAACTTGTCCAAATAGCCTGAGAATCTGTACTAATGAGCAGAGGTAGCAACTCACTAAAAAGATTATTGcagagctgcagacaggcatgtaGAGAAGACacccacactctcacaactaaattttcggtgatagcctttgtcagaaaatgagaacaCGTACACAATCTCTCAGACAACTCATCTTTGGCAGCAGCATCAACAGTCTCTCAGAATCAgagccaaacaaaccactcctcacgcccCTCTTCCTCTCAACAGCTGTTAGGCTAGCGGCAAGAAGTAGCGGCAGCACTGATTGCAAGCTGAGGGTAGGAAggagagaagcagtaagaatgaagtAGGGAAGCGGCACCCAGCCAGTGACAATGCACGACTTCATAAACAAACAAATctactgagacaaagacaagatttttgcactattttttttttcaaattttctcgacATTTCactgacacatttgaaattccctgatatccagaacttgtggcaaccatgAGCTTCAAGGCACAAACAAAGACAGCAGTTGACCACTCTTTCAAATAGCTTACACAGCCCCTTTGAGAGATTGGATTGGCTAGTAGTTAGTTAAAAGGAGAGGGAAATACTCGCTCCAGCCAAATGCAATTAAAAACCCGAGGATATGTTTCTTGCTGTCGGCACAAAGATGTTTGAGCATTTGCCTGTAGATTTTGTTGGCTCCAAGGGCTGTATTGCGACACTGCCAAAGCACTGCGAAGCTCCCATTCACTAAATGGGAATTATATGACAGAGAGCTGTGTGTGTGGAAAGATAGCGCGCGGCACTCAAGGTGTTTCCAGGTCAGGAAACGAAGATGTTAATTATTGCAATAGACACTTCAGTGAGGTGTGACACACAACATTTGGCAAGTATCATGGGATCAGTGCAGATGTTACCATTGACAAGGATGCATGGAGCtgccatggatggctgcaaatgcagCGGAGTTTAGTCCATACTTGGGACAGTTGGATGTGGCATCGCCTAAGTGCCCTGTGGCATTCCCTGATAGCTTTGGCTGTATCTTCAGACCTCCCTGGCACCAGCAGTTGTCGGTATGAGCTGGAAGAGTAGGACAGTGTTGCTGCTGCTGCGGTATGAGTAATAGAATCAGTGTCCTGTACCAATTTGTTGATATTTTCCACACAACTGGCTGCAAACGTGGCTGCAGAGGAGAGAGCCTGCAAATCAGATTCCAAAAGGGACCAATATGAAGCATGTTCTAGATGTCTGCGAGTGAAGAGGgagaaaattacaagaaaaatgatCGCTGTCACAAAGATAGACATGGAAGCATCACTGAATCAGCGATAAGATACTTGGACTGCAAACTGTGAGATCAACAGCTGAAAACGTTatgtgagccacactgaaatgtgttgcaGCTCCAGTGTTGAGTAGACAAGACGTCCAATTCTGACAGGTGGTGTTCTAGTACTCTGTCTCTGCAAGACAGTGTCACCGCCCCAAAGAGGGTTATGTGCATTTATATAAGTACCCCAATAAGAGGAAGGGCGCAAGGAGCTGTGCCACTTAAAGAGCTCATGATAATTGGAAGGTCTATCTAGGGGTGGATAAACATTACGTATTGTCATTCGAATTGACAGGTAAACAGTAACAGCCACGGCCTCGAGTGTAGTGCACCCGCTCAATGAAAATATCAGAGCATATGGGGTATAAACACCACCACATTCTCTCAACATTAACATGATTGGTACAGTAGGGTTGGAAGTTTTTCAGAGCAGGGAGGTGTGTTGCTGTAACACGTTTCCTGAAGTGCTATGCCAATTATCAATAAATAGCCATTAAATGGCTGAGTTCGGTCTAATGACGATGGCAGCTACTACAGCTCCATAGAAGGAGCATTGGAGTCTGGTCTGATAAAGTGGCAAACAGAAAAGTTGGGTGCGATTACTTCGCTACCAGATCGTGGTCCACCTGATTGTATGATCCACTGTCCACCTGCATAGGCTCAACTGCTGCACGGCTGGGCAGTGGGACATCTGAAGCCTCAGTAATTAGCTTCTCCCTATGAGACTTCAATATCTGCAAAGATGTCCCCATTTTAACTTCCAGGAGACAAGAGGACCATACCCTTCTTCGGCCCGCAGCCTGTGGCTGCTGGTCTTTGTTTTGAGAAGGGGCCACCTCGACAGGTGTCCTCATCCCCGAGGCCAGAAGAGGACTAGGCACCTCTTGCCACACTGATGGTGTGTGAACCATGGGTGCTATCAGTGTAGGAATGAGGGAGCTGATGTTCCCCTCCCCAAATGTGGGTCAGGACCTGGAATACGACCAGGGCCAGGAGGTGTCGTGCAAGACCTTATGCGAGATGTGGACTGTGACAAGATAGTTGCAAAATTTGAGGCAGTATTAGTCGGATGAAGTCATTCAATCTTTTCCCTTGCATCTTGGTAAGACAAGCATTTTATACTCTTGAATTTTCTTCTCCCTCCTGAACACTGAGCATTGCGGTAAACGAGGAGGGTGCAGTTCCGGATAGTTGACACTGACGGTGTTGGTCATAAGGGCTGCCCCCATGGGACACCTGTCCACATGCCCTACATATAGCCTCATCAGAACAGCAAGAGGACATGCCCGAATCTTTGGCACCTAAAGCATCTCATTGGAGGAGGAAAGTAAGGCCCGTCATCACACCTGTAAACCATGACAACCTTCTCAGACAATATTGCCGTCAGACGCTATGATAAAAGCTCCAGTGTCCACTATTATCCTTGGGTCCCTTCTGGATGTGGCGAACAAAATCGACTCCACGCCACTACAAATTAGTACACAGCTCTTCAGCAGTTTGTAGCGTTAGGTCCCAATGGAAGGTAACACCTTGAATTCTACTGAGCTTGTTACGAGGAGAAATGATGACTGGTAACTTCACGCAGGCCTGATATGCCTGTGATTGGTTGGCGTGTGATGTTTTATCAGTGAAGATCCATTTCTCATCATCTTTATTGCTGCAACTTCCCCAAACCGATCTTCGACATTCCCaacaaaaaacaatggctttgttgaAGCCAAAGAGCCACCAGCAGTCAAACACACACTTGCTGTTATGGTACTGTCACGTCATATCACCGACACGTCAAGGTGAATTCACACTGTCCGTCACATGTCAGTTCATGTATCGCGATCCCAACTTGCATGGCTGTCCATTTCCATTCCTCCGTGAGGCATGGTCAATGACTGAAATGCCATAGGACTGTAAACTTCTGCAATAAAATCTCTGTTCCTGACATTACGTTTGAACTGCTTCATTGCAGATCATCTGCCCCATGCTGCTCATTCCGATTGGACACTCCCCATGGGCTCCAGCCTGCCaaggcaaaggccacctggcacagtAGCTATTGCCCAGAGTCCTGGTACGCCAAAGTGGACAGGCACTTACTCCTTGGCTGAGACAGTGAGATCATAGCTCAGACATTGGCAGTGCAATC
This Schistocerca nitens isolate TAMUIC-IGC-003100 chromosome 1, iqSchNite1.1, whole genome shotgun sequence DNA region includes the following protein-coding sequences:
- the LOC126198972 gene encoding 60S ribosomal protein L32, with the translated sequence MAIRPVYRPTIVKKRTKHFIRHQSDRYKKLKRSWRKPKGIDNRVRRRFKGQYLMPSIGYGSSRKTKHMLPTGFRKVLVHNVRELEVLMMQNRKFCAEIAHAVSSKKRKAIVERAQQLSIRVTNANARLRSEENE